The genome window TTCCACCAAACGGATCATCTACGTCAGGCTGATTTATACTTTGTGTATAGGTTGCAGAAATATACTCACTCCAGTTACCACCTGCGCTTTTGGCCATCCAGGTATTCTGTTCTTCTATCGATGAAAATATCTTATAGATAAGTTTATGAAAGTATAGTTGCTTGCCGTAACGCACTTCTAAAGTATCGTAAAAAGCATCGGCAGCAGGTATAAATGTATCTACAAGCCACGATTTGGCGAAGCGCTTACCGGCAACCGGGTTCAGTAAACCGGCAGCTACCCGCGAAGCCGAGTTTTCTTTTGGCTCATCAATTACCAATACTTTATTACCGCGGCTGCGCAGTGTTTCTGCTAAAATGGCACCTGCCAGACCGTGGCCCACAACTATAAAATCGTAAATCATGCGGGCAATTTACGAGATGTAGCCGTTTAATTTGTAACTTAGAACCCGATTTTATAGGCTCCGGCCAACGTTATACTATGAAAATAACACGCTTTACGTTTAACCCCTTTGCCGAGAACACTTACCTGCTGCACGACGACACGAACGAGTGTATAGTAATAGACCCGGGCTGCTCTGATAAAAGGGAAAATGAAAAACTGCAGCAGTACATTACCGATAATAACCTGAAAGTGGTACGCCTGCTTAACACGCACTGCCACATAGACCATGTGCTGGGCAATAAGTTTGTAGCCGATACTTATAGCGTAGGGCTGGAGATACACGAAAAAGACCTGGAAACATTGCGTGCCATACCTGTTTACGCACCAGTTTATGGCATTACTGGCTACGAAGAGCAACTGCCAGCCTTTTACCTGCAGGATGGTGAGCAGGTTAAATTTGGGAACACTACACTGGATATCATTTTTGCACCAGGCCATGCCCCGGGCCATGTGGTGTTCTATAACAAAGAAGACAAAACGTTGATAGCTGGTGATGTGCTGTTTCAGGAAAGTATAGGCCGAACCGATTTACCTGGCGGAGATTATGATACCCTGATTTCAAGTATAAAAACCAAACTTTTTACCTTGCCGGATGAGGTTACTGTTTACCCAGGCCATGGGCCAGAAACAACCATCGGGCATGAGAAAAAATACAACCCATTTTTGCATTAACACCCACTGCCTTTCTTACCCTCTGCATGAAGAAACACATTCCTAACTTTATAACCTGCCTTAACCTGTTTTCGGGTTGCGTGGCGCTATACTTTATTTTCCAGAACGAGCTGGTGTACGCTTCTTACCTGGTTGGTCTGGCTGCTGTTTTCGACTTTCTGGATGGCATGGTGGCCCGAGTATTGGGTGCCTACTCTGAAATTGGCAAGCAACTGGATTCGCTGGCCGATGTAATCTCGTTTGGAGTAGTGCCCGGTGCCATGATGTTTATGATGTTGAAGCGTGCTGAGGGCGATCTTTTTCTACCGGAAACTATACTTCCGTTTGCTGGCTTTATCATCACCGTTTTCTCAGCATTGCGTTTAGCTAAGTTTAATATTGATACTCGCCAGACTACTTCATTTATAGGATTGCCAACGCCGGCCTGCGCCATTTTTGTGGCATCATTACCACTTATACTTGCCAGCGGCGAGCTTATGCATTTTGCCATTATCCTGAACAAACTGGTACTACTGGCAACTACACTTATACTTTCATTTTTACTGGTGGCTGAGTTACCTTTGTTTGCACTTAAGTTCACAAATCTTAGCTGGGCCGATAATTCTGTAAGGTTTATTTTCGTGGGGCTTTCGGTTATTTTACTGGCTCTTCTTAACTTCGCAGCTATACCACTTATCATAGTGTTATACATAGTGTTATCCATTTTCAAAAAACAAACCGCGTAACCATGAAATTCGTTGCCGAAATAAATGTAATGCCACGCCCTGAGTTGTTAGACCCGCAAGGTAAAGCTGTGCTGCTTGGCCTGGAGCACCTTGGTCTGGACCAGGTAGGAGATGTACGAGTTGGAAAGCATATTACCCTGAACCTGGAAGCTGAAAATGAAACCATAGCCCGTGAGAAAGTGGAGAAAGCCTGCAGCAAGCTACTGGCTAACCTGATCATGGAGTCGTACGAATACGACTTAAAGCAAGTATAAAATATTGGGGCACAATAAGCTGCCTTTATTTGTGTTATAATTTTAGGTGATGCCTTCCTGTTACAGGTAGGCATTATCTGCTTATTTAGTTCTGTGCTTTGCCTATGCAGTCACCTTTACAATTCCTGGTATGCATGCTGCTTTTTTTAAGCTTTATGGCTGGCACAGCTGTAGCCCAACACAAGGCTGCGGAAGCAATTATACTTACCTGGGATGTACAGGACGCCGTTTTTCCTACTCAAGGGCACGAAGCAAAAATCCCATCTTTTAAAGGCGCAAGTATAGATCTGCTGCAACGCCTGCCCTTTTATCGCCTGTCAATCCCTAACACGCACATCAGTAATTTTAAAGTAACAGATGCTGTATATGCTCCTTTCACATCTAAAGAACAGCAGCAGTACAAAGGCAATAGCTTTGATACCGCACCTAAAGTAAATGTTTTACAAGCCCGGCAGAATAAACAGCCAGTAAGTATCATCAACATTCTACCCATTCGGCTAAACCCGCAAACCAATCAACTTGAAAAACTTACCCGCTTCAGCTATTCGTATACTTCTGGATCTATTGCCACACAAAGTATAAACCGCACAACCAACAGCACCTTTACAAATAACTCTATTCTTAGTGGAGGTGAGTGGTATAAGCTGGCTGTAACGCAAACAGGCATCCATAAAATAGATAAGGCTACTTTACAGGCACTTGGCATCAATATCCAGAACCTCGATCCTAAATCGATACAACTTTTTGGAAATGGCGCCGGTATGCTGCCACAGCCTAACAATGCCCCTGTTCCGGACGATCTGCAGGAAAACGCTATAGTTGTGAGGGGTGAGCAGGACGGGCAGTTTAACGACAACGACTATATTCTTTTCTACGGGCAGGGGCCCCATACCTGGAACTATAACCAACAGCAGGATAAATTTGAACACACCTATAACGTTTACTCCGATACCACATTTTATTTTCTGCGGGTAGGTTATACTTCAGGGGCACGGGTGCAAAGCCACAATCAGGCCTCTGGGGCAACACAAACCATAAACACATTTAATGAACGGGTATTTTATGAGCGGGACCTAATGAACGCTGTGCACTCAGGCCGTGAATGGTATGGGGAAGAGTTCAGCACTTTTACGCCTTCCCGTGACATTACTTTGCCCGTTGCAGGGATAGTACCAAATGCTGATTTCAAGCTTAGTGCAACTGTAATGGGTAACTCTTCTACAGATTGTTCTTTCAGTTTTAAAATAGGTAACCAGGCTTTAGGAAGTATAGCCATAGCAGGACGTGGAACTTACAATTACCACCCGCAAGGTATAAATGGCAGCAAAACTTTTACACTGAACCAACGGCAAATAGAAGGTAGCGAAGTAAAGACAAGTATAACTTTCAATATGCCTTCTGATGCTACCGCTACCGGTTACCTGAATTTCCTGGAGCTAAATTATCAGCGTGAGCTTAAACTTTATAACGACCAGACCAACTTCCGGGCAACAGCAAGTATAACCCATGCCGTTAGTAACTATAGCATAGCCGATGCACCGGCCACTGCTTTGGTTTGGGATGTTACCAACCCACTCAGGCCACAACAGCAACAAACAAACTATAACAGTAGCCTACAGTTTTCAGCCTCGTCTGATATTCTCCGCGAGTATGTAGTTTTTAACGAAAGTACAATCAATTTAAAGCCTGTAAGTAAAGGAAAAGTTGCTAACCAAAACCTGCACGCCCTTAACCTGAACGGTGATATTGACCATGTAATTGTTACACACCCATCGTTGCTGCAACAGGCAAACCGGCTGGCTGAGCATCGTAATAGCACCAGTAACCTTAAAAGTATAGTTGTTACCACTACTCAAGTTTATAATGAGTTCTCTTCAGGGGCACAGGACGTAACTGCTATCCGGAACTTTATGCGCATGCTTTACAGCCGAAGCAACAAACCAGCTGGCGAACTGATGTATCTGCTGCTGTTTGGAGATGCATCTTACGACTATAAAAACCGAATTACAGCTAACACCAACCTGGTACCCGTGTACCAGTCACGACAGTCATTACACCCTATTGCCAGTTACTCTTCCGAAGATTATTATGGTTTTCTGGATGATGAAGAAGGTGAGTGGGAAGAAAATAATTTAGGCGATTATTTATTAGATATTGGTATCGGGCGATTACCCGCTAAGAATGCCCAGGAAGCAGCTACCATGGTAGATAAAATAATAGCCTATGAGAGCAGCACCCACCTGGGCAAATGGCGCAGCCAGATAACACTTGTATCAGATGACGGTGATTTTAACGAACACCAGAACGATGCAGAATTTTTAGCTGATTACCTGGAAATCAAGGCTCCAGATTATACTTCTAAAAAATTGTATGTTGATCTTTTCCGTCAGGAAGCAGTAGCCAATGGCCAACGCTCACCGGAACTGAATGAGGAACTCAACAGAACAGTAGAGAAAGGAACATTACTGG of Pontibacter deserti contains these proteins:
- the purS gene encoding phosphoribosylformylglycinamidine synthase subunit PurS; the encoded protein is MKFVAEINVMPRPELLDPQGKAVLLGLEHLGLDQVGDVRVGKHITLNLEAENETIAREKVEKACSKLLANLIMESYEYDLKQV
- a CDS encoding MBL fold metallo-hydrolase, whose protein sequence is MKITRFTFNPFAENTYLLHDDTNECIVIDPGCSDKRENEKLQQYITDNNLKVVRLLNTHCHIDHVLGNKFVADTYSVGLEIHEKDLETLRAIPVYAPVYGITGYEEQLPAFYLQDGEQVKFGNTTLDIIFAPGHAPGHVVFYNKEDKTLIAGDVLFQESIGRTDLPGGDYDTLISSIKTKLFTLPDEVTVYPGHGPETTIGHEKKYNPFLH
- the porU gene encoding type IX secretion system sortase PorU — encoded protein: MLLFLSFMAGTAVAQHKAAEAIILTWDVQDAVFPTQGHEAKIPSFKGASIDLLQRLPFYRLSIPNTHISNFKVTDAVYAPFTSKEQQQYKGNSFDTAPKVNVLQARQNKQPVSIINILPIRLNPQTNQLEKLTRFSYSYTSGSIATQSINRTTNSTFTNNSILSGGEWYKLAVTQTGIHKIDKATLQALGINIQNLDPKSIQLFGNGAGMLPQPNNAPVPDDLQENAIVVRGEQDGQFNDNDYILFYGQGPHTWNYNQQQDKFEHTYNVYSDTTFYFLRVGYTSGARVQSHNQASGATQTINTFNERVFYERDLMNAVHSGREWYGEEFSTFTPSRDITLPVAGIVPNADFKLSATVMGNSSTDCSFSFKIGNQALGSIAIAGRGTYNYHPQGINGSKTFTLNQRQIEGSEVKTSITFNMPSDATATGYLNFLELNYQRELKLYNDQTNFRATASITHAVSNYSIADAPATALVWDVTNPLRPQQQQTNYNSSLQFSASSDILREYVVFNESTINLKPVSKGKVANQNLHALNLNGDIDHVIVTHPSLLQQANRLAEHRNSTSNLKSIVVTTTQVYNEFSSGAQDVTAIRNFMRMLYSRSNKPAGELMYLLLFGDASYDYKNRITANTNLVPVYQSRQSLHPIASYSSEDYYGFLDDEEGEWEENNLGDYLLDIGIGRLPAKNAQEAATMVDKIIAYESSTHLGKWRSQITLVSDDGDFNEHQNDAEFLADYLEIKAPDYTSKKLYVDLFRQEAVANGQRSPELNEELNRTVEKGTLLVNYTGHGNEISWTAEQVLTIAQINNWQNPNNLTFMLTASCEFGRYDDPAQVSAAEIAMMREQGGAIGLITTTRPVYSNGNRVLNRNFFESAFTSAAGTATRLGDIVLQTKNNSITDNISGSRGVNNRNFTLLCDPAVQFAAPELRAEITHINGQEVTSDTLSALGKVTMQGRIKSDNGAVATNYNGLLRITIYEKQTTQNTLGDEDSPVVAIKQRQNVLYEGSATITNGLFTVSFVVPKDIAYQYGAGKITMYASNTTQDALGSNTSVIVGGTARNIAMDNTPPTINLYLEDESFVFGGSTGQNPSILVKLFDENGINTAGLGIGHELIAILDGKEDNPIVLNEYYTSDKDTYQSGHITYPLKDLSPGPHSLRFKAWDTHNNASEEYIEFFVSNDEVFSLEHVLNYPNPFSTKTTFHFDHNRAGEDLDIQIQIYTISGKLIKTLETVAHAATTHVAALTWNGRDEYNDLLARGVYVYKVNVRSRLDGAKVTKFEKLVILN
- the pssA gene encoding CDP-diacylglycerol--serine O-phosphatidyltransferase; this encodes MKKHIPNFITCLNLFSGCVALYFIFQNELVYASYLVGLAAVFDFLDGMVARVLGAYSEIGKQLDSLADVISFGVVPGAMMFMMLKRAEGDLFLPETILPFAGFIITVFSALRLAKFNIDTRQTTSFIGLPTPACAIFVASLPLILASGELMHFAIILNKLVLLATTLILSFLLVAELPLFALKFTNLSWADNSVRFIFVGLSVILLALLNFAAIPLIIVLYIVLSIFKKQTA